A single region of the Streptomyces sp. NBC_01381 genome encodes:
- a CDS encoding non-ribosomal peptide synthetase — protein sequence MPEADLAERIQNLTAKQRTELLRQLRERGITPPLSLFAGPADGDAPVSSGQRRILFLGALQPENSGYTSVNPFRLTGRLDPAVLHRCLNEITARHEILRTVFPLVDGVPVQRVRAAARVELTVVDLRGLPPARRAAEADRLIEAEHGIPFDLAETPPVRFRLLRLSAEESVLLSVFHHVLVDGWSLAVLGRELTALYEAFAIGLPSPLPPLPVQYGGFARWQAVCEDGAEARRQLAYWETHLSGAPDRLDLPTDRPRPPVQSHRGATHHFVVDAELIDSLRELGVRHGATLHMTLLAALATVLHRYSGQGDLLIGGAVANRRQSELHDLVGFFANSVLFRVRLDDDPDFAEHLARVRRTCLEAHDHQDVPVDLIAQRLFPERDLARNPLYQVNFTLHNTPPVTGDPSGLTVTLLDTATESSRFDLDFNILETDEGLDCLVDYATDLFDAATVGRICDSLGELLRAVATDPERRLSALPVLSARELRRIVNEWNDTGTESCATPLHELVAAQASRTPDAVAVSRADHTMTYAELDRAANRLAHHLRDAGARTGTVVAVLMDHGPQTVTALLAILKTGAAYVPLDRTHPASRTNAMLADSEATVLVVYDALPAQVDPAGARVVRTAAEADAIARRPSAAPDVRVSADDLIYLMFTSGSTGRPKAALLTHRNIVNYLLWAKDYYAAAAGTGVPVHSPLAFDLTVTSVFAPLLAGQRVLLPTPTADDTPDAALRDLLTDAADLSFVKLTPSHLRLLEQSADGAPLVLPARTAILGGEALHEDALSALRAGTPDVRIINEYGPTETAVACTAFDAGSGPQADSGGPVPIGRPIANVRVHVLDEALRPVPVGVPGEACVGGAGVGQGYWGRPALTAERFVPDPFGTVPGARLYRTGDLVRLLPSGELEYLGRRDGQVKVRGHRLEPAEVEAAVRSHPEVRQCAVEVVSRAPGDERIVAFVCLRDSSRSERNWDGDRVEEWRRLYETTYGDLPADRDADFNLAGWLSSYTGRPLDEGEMRAWLDDTLRRIGALRPRNVLEIGSGTGMILLNMAPTCGSYRATDLSAPAVAYVRDTVAAMELPPGRVEVRTAPAHQSFTPEAGDPAPDTVVLNSVVQYFPSADYLLDVLRQAVDAVPDGGHVFLGDLRSLPLLDLFHTSVQTHRAPANMRIAELRSRIRRQSALDPELCVDPRLFEEVAARWPRVAQVRVLPKRGRHDNELNHYRYDVVLTVGPEEPSLERSGTLLDWAASPLTPDELLRLIERERPERLSLTGVPNARLGAALALRDLIEERAPSSSVGELRARASALPPHGRAPEDWWELADQCAYEVELSWLEGRSDGAYDVVLVRRADCAAPPPETTAHRSATPPAELFDARRHTNDPHWRRACAVTIPDIDAHVRSWLPEPLLPAHYVPLPEIPLTSNGKADRTQLRRLAADPAVVERAVWGVAARELTATEQVVADIWRELLDCGDVTPDDDFFGLGGHSLLTLQVVFRLRKRLDVALPARAPFDHRTLADLAACVDALREPEAGAAPPPLTAVPRTGVLPASCAQERLWFMDQLNPGDPRYNVPVFDRIRGPLDPRALSRALDALVARHEVLRTMITAPDGVPRQEIRPPAPVPLPLVDLTGLPPAAREAELARLVREEYRRPFDLAEGPVIRAHLVRLAPQDHALLLSLHHIVHDGWSLGLFNVDFAAFYEAFAEGREPDPATPSVQYADYAVWQRRLLDEGHLDAQLAYWKRKLAGVVDLPLLATDHPRPVRPTGSGRLLPVSVPAETVGKIRRLCRQSGATPFAVLLTALGVALCAHTGEREVTVGTDVAGRTAAETQDMLGFFVNQLTLRVDLAGDPTRSELLARVHGTVLEALSHQDVPFERVVQALNPPRSRRHSPLFQTKLVLNNTPGRSGVELPGLRIEPVQAGLDTTRSDVALVLQESQAVRDGISPSSDADGEITGFLEYSTELFDEPTMTKLLDDFERALDSLTDDAPGTGVA from the coding sequence ATGCCTGAAGCCGACCTCGCCGAGCGGATCCAGAACCTCACGGCGAAGCAGCGCACGGAACTGCTCAGACAGCTGCGCGAGCGCGGCATCACCCCGCCGCTGAGCCTGTTCGCAGGCCCTGCCGATGGCGACGCGCCCGTGTCGTCGGGGCAGCGTCGCATCCTCTTCCTGGGCGCGCTGCAGCCGGAGAACTCCGGCTACACCAGCGTGAACCCCTTCCGGCTCACCGGGCGGCTCGACCCGGCCGTGCTCCACCGCTGCCTGAACGAGATCACGGCCCGGCACGAGATCCTGCGTACCGTGTTCCCCCTGGTCGACGGCGTCCCCGTGCAGCGCGTCCGGGCCGCCGCACGGGTCGAGCTGACCGTCGTCGACCTGCGCGGACTGCCGCCCGCACGGCGCGCCGCCGAGGCGGACCGACTCATCGAGGCCGAGCACGGCATCCCCTTCGACCTGGCGGAGACCCCGCCCGTGCGGTTCCGGCTGTTGCGGCTCTCCGCAGAGGAGTCGGTGCTCCTCTCGGTGTTCCACCACGTCCTCGTGGACGGCTGGTCCCTCGCCGTCCTGGGCCGCGAACTGACCGCTCTGTACGAGGCGTTCGCGATCGGCCTGCCGAGCCCGCTGCCGCCCCTGCCCGTGCAGTACGGCGGCTTCGCCCGCTGGCAGGCGGTCTGCGAGGACGGCGCGGAGGCCCGGCGGCAACTGGCCTACTGGGAGACGCACCTCAGCGGCGCCCCCGACCGGCTCGACCTGCCCACCGACCGGCCGCGGCCACCCGTGCAGAGCCACCGGGGAGCCACCCATCATTTCGTGGTCGACGCCGAACTGATCGACTCCCTGCGCGAGTTGGGCGTACGGCACGGAGCCACCCTCCACATGACCCTGCTCGCCGCGCTCGCCACCGTGCTCCACCGCTACAGCGGTCAGGGCGATCTGCTCATCGGCGGAGCCGTCGCCAACCGGCGGCAGAGCGAACTGCACGACCTGGTGGGCTTCTTCGCCAACTCGGTGCTTTTCCGGGTGCGCCTCGACGACGACCCCGACTTCGCGGAACACCTGGCCCGGGTGCGCCGGACCTGCCTGGAGGCGCACGACCACCAGGACGTTCCGGTGGACCTGATCGCCCAGCGCCTGTTCCCCGAGCGTGACCTCGCGCGCAATCCGCTGTACCAGGTGAATTTCACCCTGCACAACACGCCGCCCGTCACCGGCGACCCTTCCGGTCTGACGGTGACACTGCTCGACACGGCGACCGAGTCGTCCCGCTTCGACCTCGACTTCAACATCCTGGAGACCGACGAAGGACTCGACTGCCTGGTCGACTACGCCACCGACCTCTTCGACGCCGCCACCGTCGGCCGCATCTGCGACTCCCTCGGCGAACTGCTCCGTGCCGTCGCCACCGACCCCGAACGGCGCCTCTCCGCCCTGCCGGTGCTGTCCGCGCGCGAACTGCGGCGGATCGTGAACGAGTGGAACGACACCGGCACCGAGTCCTGCGCGACCCCCCTGCACGAACTGGTGGCGGCCCAGGCGTCCCGCACACCCGACGCGGTCGCGGTGAGCCGCGCGGACCACACCATGACGTACGCAGAACTCGACAGGGCGGCGAACCGGCTCGCCCACCACCTGCGGGACGCCGGCGCCAGGACCGGCACCGTGGTGGCCGTCCTGATGGACCACGGACCCCAGACAGTGACCGCGCTCCTCGCGATCCTCAAGACCGGCGCCGCCTACGTGCCGCTCGACCGCACGCATCCCGCGTCCCGTACGAACGCCATGCTCGCCGACAGCGAGGCCACCGTCCTGGTGGTGTACGACGCCCTGCCGGCGCAGGTGGACCCGGCCGGCGCCCGGGTCGTCAGGACGGCCGCCGAAGCCGACGCGATAGCGCGGCGGCCATCGGCCGCCCCCGATGTCCGTGTGTCGGCGGACGACCTGATCTACCTCATGTTCACCTCGGGCTCCACGGGCCGCCCCAAGGCGGCGCTGCTCACCCACCGCAACATCGTCAACTACCTGCTGTGGGCGAAGGATTACTACGCCGCGGCCGCGGGGACGGGCGTGCCCGTGCACTCGCCGCTCGCCTTCGACCTGACCGTGACGAGCGTCTTCGCGCCCCTGCTCGCCGGTCAGCGCGTGCTGCTCCCGACGCCGACCGCCGACGACACCCCCGACGCCGCCCTGCGCGACCTGCTGACGGACGCCGCCGACCTGAGCTTCGTCAAACTGACGCCCTCGCACCTCAGGCTCCTTGAACAGTCCGCCGACGGCGCACCGCTCGTTCTGCCCGCCCGGACGGCCATCCTCGGCGGGGAGGCCCTGCACGAGGACGCCCTGTCCGCGCTGCGCGCGGGTACGCCCGATGTCCGGATCATCAATGAGTACGGACCCACGGAGACCGCCGTGGCCTGTACCGCCTTCGACGCGGGGAGCGGCCCGCAGGCGGACAGTGGGGGCCCGGTGCCGATCGGCAGGCCGATCGCCAACGTCCGCGTCCACGTCCTGGACGAGGCGCTGCGCCCGGTGCCGGTCGGTGTGCCCGGCGAGGCGTGCGTCGGCGGTGCCGGAGTGGGCCAGGGCTACTGGGGGCGTCCCGCGCTCACCGCCGAACGCTTCGTGCCCGACCCCTTCGGCACGGTCCCGGGCGCCAGGCTGTACCGGACGGGCGACCTGGTCCGGCTGCTGCCCAGCGGTGAGCTGGAGTACCTGGGCCGCCGGGACGGACAGGTCAAGGTGCGCGGCCACCGGCTCGAACCCGCCGAGGTCGAGGCCGCGGTGCGCAGCCACCCGGAAGTGCGGCAATGCGCCGTCGAGGTGGTCAGCCGCGCGCCCGGCGACGAACGCATCGTCGCCTTCGTCTGCCTGCGGGACAGCTCGAGGAGCGAGCGGAACTGGGACGGCGACCGCGTCGAGGAATGGCGGCGGCTCTACGAGACAACCTACGGCGATCTGCCCGCCGACCGCGACGCCGACTTCAACCTCGCGGGCTGGCTCAGCAGTTACACCGGCCGGCCCCTGGACGAAGGGGAGATGCGTGCCTGGCTCGACGACACACTGCGCCGCATCGGCGCCCTGCGGCCCCGCAACGTTCTGGAGATCGGCAGCGGCACCGGCATGATCCTGCTCAACATGGCGCCCACGTGCGGGAGTTACCGGGCCACCGACCTCTCCGCCCCCGCCGTCGCGTACGTACGGGACACGGTGGCCGCCATGGAACTTCCACCCGGCCGGGTCGAGGTCCGCACGGCCCCCGCCCACCAGAGCTTCACCCCGGAGGCGGGCGACCCGGCACCCGACACGGTGGTGCTCAACTCGGTGGTCCAGTACTTCCCTTCGGCCGACTACCTCCTCGACGTGCTCCGGCAGGCCGTCGACGCGGTGCCCGACGGCGGCCACGTCTTCCTCGGCGATCTGCGCAGCCTGCCGCTGCTCGACCTGTTCCACACCTCCGTCCAGACGCACCGGGCCCCGGCGAACATGCGCATCGCCGAACTGCGGTCCAGGATCCGCCGCCAGAGCGCCCTCGACCCGGAACTGTGCGTCGACCCACGGCTGTTCGAGGAGGTGGCGGCCCGCTGGCCGCGGGTCGCGCAGGTCCGTGTGCTGCCCAAGCGCGGCCGCCATGACAACGAGCTCAACCACTACCGGTACGACGTCGTCCTCACCGTCGGCCCCGAGGAGCCCTCGCTGGAGCGCTCAGGCACGCTGCTCGACTGGGCCGCCTCACCCCTCACTCCGGACGAACTCCTGCGCCTCATCGAGCGGGAGCGCCCCGAGCGGCTCAGCCTCACCGGCGTACCCAACGCCCGGCTCGGCGCGGCGCTCGCCCTGCGCGACCTCATCGAGGAGCGTGCGCCTTCGTCCTCCGTGGGTGAACTCCGGGCCCGCGCCAGCGCACTGCCCCCGCACGGCCGCGCCCCGGAGGACTGGTGGGAGCTGGCCGATCAGTGCGCGTACGAGGTGGAACTGAGCTGGCTCGAAGGGCGGTCCGACGGCGCGTACGACGTCGTCCTGGTGCGCCGCGCTGACTGCGCCGCCCCGCCGCCCGAGACCACCGCGCACCGCTCCGCCACACCCCCCGCCGAGCTGTTCGACGCACGGCGGCACACCAACGACCCGCACTGGCGCCGTGCCTGCGCGGTGACCATTCCGGACATCGACGCCCACGTACGGAGCTGGCTGCCCGAACCGCTCCTTCCGGCCCACTACGTCCCGCTGCCCGAGATCCCGCTCACCTCGAACGGAAAGGCGGACCGCACCCAGCTGCGGCGACTCGCGGCGGACCCCGCCGTCGTGGAGCGGGCCGTCTGGGGCGTGGCCGCCCGGGAGCTCACCGCCACCGAACAGGTCGTCGCCGACATCTGGCGCGAGCTGCTCGACTGCGGTGACGTCACGCCCGACGACGACTTCTTTGGACTCGGCGGGCACTCGCTGCTCACCCTCCAGGTCGTCTTCCGCCTCCGCAAGCGCCTGGACGTCGCCCTGCCGGCGCGCGCCCCGTTCGACCACCGGACCCTCGCCGACCTCGCCGCCTGTGTCGACGCGCTGCGGGAGCCCGAGGCCGGCGCCGCACCGCCGCCGCTGACCGCCGTGCCCCGCACGGGAGTGCTGCCGGCCTCCTGCGCCCAGGAACGGCTCTGGTTCATGGACCAGTTGAACCCGGGCGATCCCCGGTACAACGTGCCGGTCTTTGACCGTATCCGCGGACCACTCGACCCCCGGGCGCTGTCCCGGGCGCTCGACGCGCTCGTCGCCCGGCACGAGGTGCTGCGGACGATGATCACCGCGCCCGACGGCGTGCCCCGGCAGGAGATCCGGCCGCCCGCGCCGGTGCCGCTCCCGCTGGTCGACCTCACCGGGCTGCCCCCGGCGGCTCGGGAAGCGGAACTGGCCCGCCTGGTGCGGGAAGAGTACCGCCGGCCCTTCGACCTGGCCGAGGGGCCGGTCATCCGTGCCCACCTGGTGCGCCTCGCCCCGCAGGACCACGCCCTCCTCCTGTCGCTGCATCACATCGTGCACGACGGCTGGTCGTTGGGCCTCTTCAACGTCGACTTCGCCGCGTTCTACGAGGCCTTCGCCGAGGGACGCGAGCCCGACCCGGCCACGCCGTCGGTCCAGTACGCCGATTACGCCGTATGGCAGCGTCGCCTGCTCGACGAGGGCCACCTGGACGCCCAACTGGCCTACTGGAAGCGCAAGTTGGCCGGAGTCGTCGATCTGCCCCTACTGGCCACAGATCACCCACGGCCCGTCCGGCCCACCGGCAGTGGCCGGCTGCTCCCCGTCTCCGTCCCGGCCGAAACGGTGGGGAAGATCCGGCGGCTGTGCCGGCAGTCCGGGGCCACTCCGTTCGCCGTGCTGCTCACCGCCCTCGGCGTGGCCCTGTGCGCCCACACGGGCGAGCGGGAGGTGACCGTCGGCACCGATGTCGCGGGCCGGACCGCCGCCGAGACGCAGGACATGCTCGGCTTCTTCGTCAACCAGCTGACGCTGCGCGTCGACCTTGCGGGCGACCCGACCCGCAGTGAGCTCCTCGCGCGCGTCCACGGCACGGTGCTCGAAGCGCTCAGCCACCAGGACGTGCCCTTCGAGCGGGTCGTCCAGGCGCTCAACCCGCCCCGCAGCCGCCGGCACAGCCCGCTGTTCCAGACCAAGCTCGTACTGAACAACACGCCGGGACGGTCCGGCGTCGAACTTCCGGGCCTGCGCATCGAACCCGTCCAGGCAGGACTCGACACCACCAGGTCCGACGTGGCGCTCGTCCTGCAGGAGAGCCAGGCGGTGCGGGACGGCATCAGCCCGTCATCCGACGCGGACGGGGAGATCACCGGATTCCTGGAGTACAGCACCGAGCTGTTCGATGAGCCGACCATGACGAAGCTGCTCGACGACTTCGAGCGCGCCCTCGACTCGCTGACCGACGACGCCCCGGGGACAGGTGTCGCTTGA
- a CDS encoding class I SAM-dependent methyltransferase yields the protein MKPLSTYLNGGTAVRAEDEALALTDDARAAFDAGRELAATGEYRAAIGLLQAAAGDPQLRARALYLAGECFERLGAESAAAIAFQQAALSGPGEDDKRLLYDSARALQGEGRHAEAAERFETLLAWDATYEDAWKHHEDSRTRAGSTARDTVRPHSSETLVRDLEARGLLGNSDSRIAAYDALFYVQFDHTGLHDSVKKRLELVQLLTAVGDVSAVRTSLDVGSGTLRYPQVLNRFGVRSYGIDLSDAGVRVCVDERWAAGRFAVADGTAMPFRDGSFDLVTCMMGTVNHLSADQRARFLAESFRTLRPGGLLVVSAWDPACRFQTFLSFYSPAEMAQLRGQLTEREPLRAECAAAGFGEVRTTPFCTAPDWLVTGAGAAGTNADHLARLAELDRERAAHDPAGAGQMFLLSARR from the coding sequence ATGAAGCCGCTCTCGACGTATCTCAACGGGGGGACCGCCGTGCGCGCCGAGGACGAGGCCCTTGCACTCACCGATGACGCACGGGCCGCATTCGACGCGGGCCGGGAGCTGGCCGCGACAGGGGAGTACCGCGCGGCGATCGGCCTGCTCCAGGCGGCTGCCGGGGACCCCCAACTGCGGGCGCGGGCCCTGTACTTGGCCGGTGAGTGCTTCGAGCGGCTCGGGGCGGAATCGGCCGCCGCCATCGCCTTCCAGCAGGCAGCGCTGAGCGGTCCCGGCGAGGACGACAAGCGCCTGCTCTACGACAGCGCACGGGCTCTGCAGGGGGAGGGCAGGCACGCCGAAGCCGCCGAGCGCTTCGAGACGCTGCTCGCCTGGGACGCCACGTACGAGGACGCCTGGAAGCACCATGAGGACAGCCGGACACGCGCCGGCTCGACCGCCCGGGACACGGTGCGACCGCACAGCTCCGAGACGCTCGTCAGAGACCTGGAGGCGCGCGGTCTGCTCGGGAACTCCGACTCCCGCATCGCGGCGTACGACGCCTTGTTCTACGTCCAGTTCGACCACACCGGCCTGCACGACAGCGTCAAGAAGCGGCTTGAACTCGTCCAGCTGCTCACCGCCGTCGGAGATGTCTCCGCCGTGCGCACCTCGCTCGACGTGGGCAGCGGCACCTTGCGCTACCCCCAGGTCCTGAACCGGTTCGGGGTGCGGTCGTACGGGATCGACCTCAGCGACGCGGGTGTCCGCGTCTGCGTGGACGAGCGGTGGGCGGCGGGCCGGTTCGCCGTCGCGGACGGCACGGCGATGCCCTTCCGCGACGGCTCCTTCGACCTCGTCACCTGCATGATGGGCACGGTCAACCACCTGTCGGCGGACCAGCGCGCACGCTTCCTCGCCGAGTCGTTCCGCACGCTGCGGCCCGGCGGGCTCCTGGTGGTGAGCGCATGGGATCCCGCGTGCCGCTTCCAGACGTTCCTTTCCTTCTACTCCCCGGCGGAAATGGCCCAGCTGCGCGGGCAGTTGACCGAGCGGGAGCCGCTGCGCGCGGAGTGCGCGGCGGCGGGCTTCGGCGAGGTGCGCACCACGCCGTTCTGCACGGCCCCCGACTGGTTGGTGACGGGGGCCGGCGCGGCAGGGACGAACGCCGACCACCTGGCCCGCCTCGCGGAGCTCGACCGGGAACGCGCGGCACACGATCCGGCGGGCGCAGGCCAGATGTTCCTGCTCAGCGCGCGTCGCTGA
- a CDS encoding non-ribosomal peptide synthetase — protein MDQESARNDEHLSSTDESMDGSVYDWFAGQAEQRPDSPAVVQGDVRISYGELHSRVGQLSGELLERGVGPEQAVGLLAGRSPGLVVGLLAVLRAGGAYVPLGTDLPPERLAFMVHDTSMKLAVTDTEHRHRLAGTSVRTVNLRAGAARATSSPVQPEAPDPARLAYVLYTSGSTGHPKGVAVEHSGLSNYVGWTVSEFSGGRPADAYLHTPLSFDFSLTSLFLPLVTGGTLHLAPQHQEPEDLATAVQNPDLDLVRLTPSHIEMLTARLGDRRGLRGPRQFVVGGEILRARHLTALRRLFPDSVVYNHYGPTETVVGRCFLRLDETAGFRIEEYAPDDPLPIGHPIPRTRLTVDDTDEEQAAQGVGELVISGAGVARGYLNLPDATDRAFSALPDGEGRVYRTGDLVRLDPSGRPVVVGRADGQVKIRGHRVELAEIEALLCAMEGIGAAAVVKAREPRSVLAAFVVPDGSGSPDLDPERLRARLEASVPPYMVPQHFSTLDELPLTRHGKLDRRLLQDLFEKETRATHSRRAEAEPGSGGPGDILRKVCALCERVLGVRGVRAGDNFVDLGGDSITAMKLATACRREGIAVRSIRFLTADSLADVFGGSGVSDAR, from the coding sequence GTGGACCAGGAATCGGCACGGAACGACGAGCATCTCTCCTCCACAGACGAATCCATGGACGGCTCCGTATACGACTGGTTCGCCGGGCAGGCGGAGCAGCGGCCCGACTCGCCGGCCGTCGTCCAGGGCGACGTACGGATCAGCTATGGCGAACTGCACTCCAGAGTCGGCCAGTTGTCCGGGGAACTCCTGGAGCGTGGCGTCGGTCCGGAGCAGGCGGTGGGGCTCCTTGCCGGTCGTTCGCCCGGCCTCGTCGTCGGTCTCCTCGCCGTCCTGCGGGCGGGCGGCGCCTATGTGCCGCTGGGCACCGATCTCCCGCCGGAGCGGCTGGCGTTCATGGTGCATGACACGTCGATGAAACTCGCCGTCACCGATACCGAGCACCGCCACCGCCTTGCGGGGACATCCGTGCGGACCGTGAATCTGCGCGCAGGTGCCGCGCGCGCGACGAGCAGCCCCGTACAGCCGGAGGCCCCGGATCCCGCGCGCCTCGCCTACGTCCTGTACACCTCCGGCTCCACCGGACACCCCAAGGGCGTGGCGGTGGAACACTCCGGCCTGTCGAACTATGTCGGCTGGACGGTGTCCGAGTTCTCCGGCGGACGGCCTGCCGACGCCTATCTGCACACGCCGCTCAGCTTCGACTTCTCCCTGACGAGCCTCTTCCTGCCGCTCGTCACCGGCGGCACGCTCCACCTCGCCCCGCAGCACCAGGAACCCGAGGATCTCGCGACGGCCGTCCAGAACCCGGACTTGGACCTGGTGCGCCTGACCCCCTCGCACATCGAGATGCTCACGGCCCGGCTCGGTGACCGGCGGGGGCTGCGCGGGCCGCGGCAGTTCGTCGTCGGCGGCGAGATCCTGCGCGCCCGCCATCTCACGGCCCTGCGACGGCTGTTCCCGGACTCGGTGGTCTACAACCACTACGGTCCGACGGAGACCGTGGTGGGCCGCTGCTTCCTCCGCCTCGACGAGACCGCCGGGTTCCGCATCGAGGAGTACGCGCCGGACGACCCGCTGCCGATCGGCCACCCCATTCCGCGCACGCGCCTGACCGTGGACGACACCGATGAGGAGCAAGCAGCCCAAGGCGTGGGCGAGTTGGTCATCAGCGGGGCGGGTGTCGCCCGCGGCTATCTCAACCTCCCCGATGCCACGGACCGCGCGTTCAGTGCGCTGCCCGACGGCGAGGGGCGCGTCTACCGCACGGGAGATCTCGTACGCCTCGATCCGAGTGGCCGGCCGGTCGTCGTGGGCCGGGCCGACGGGCAGGTGAAGATCCGCGGCCACCGCGTGGAACTCGCCGAGATCGAGGCGCTGTTGTGCGCGATGGAGGGCATAGGCGCGGCAGCGGTGGTGAAGGCGCGCGAGCCGCGGAGCGTGCTCGCCGCGTTCGTCGTCCCGGACGGGAGCGGCTCGCCGGACCTCGACCCGGAACGGCTGCGGGCCCGGCTCGAAGCCTCCGTCCCGCCGTACATGGTCCCCCAGCACTTCTCGACCCTCGACGAACTCCCGCTCACCCGCCACGGCAAGCTCGACCGCCGACTCCTTCAGGACCTGTTCGAGAAGGAGACCCGGGCGACGCATTCCCGTCGCGCGGAAGCCGAACCCGGCAGCGGCGGACCCGGCGACATCCTGCGCAAGGTGTGCGCCCTGTGCGAGCGGGTTCTCGGCGTACGCGGTGTCCGCGCCGGTGACAACTTCGTCGACCTGGGCGGGGATTCGATCACGGCGATGAAGCTCGCCACCGCCTGCCGGCGCGAGGGAATCGCCGTACGCAGCATCCGCTTCCTCACGGCGGACAGCCTCGCGGACGTGTTCGGCGGGAGTGGGGTCAGCGACGCGCGCTGA
- a CDS encoding DUF2461 family protein, whose product MRGQFTGWPEQAMDVLWQLQGEPTHATRERCRADRERLVRQPMIALLNEVADTDPRYEDFSVWHYRTDSWWWQHQSAVIRLGRKIEINLRFSLDGLRIQGAWWYPDPRQVDMFRKAVASEGSGRELSAIVEDVRKKGYDISGDVMKRPPRGYPTDHSRTNLLRHRSLIAARPLGCEEWLHTPEAVDRVLSAAADLDALLMWLVRHVKHAA is encoded by the coding sequence ATGCGCGGACAGTTCACCGGCTGGCCGGAGCAGGCCATGGACGTGTTGTGGCAGCTCCAGGGCGAGCCGACCCACGCGACCCGCGAGCGCTGCCGCGCGGACCGTGAACGTCTGGTCCGGCAGCCGATGATCGCCCTGCTCAACGAGGTCGCGGACACCGACCCCCGATACGAGGACTTCTCCGTCTGGCACTACCGCACCGACTCCTGGTGGTGGCAGCACCAGAGCGCGGTGATCCGGCTCGGCCGCAAGATCGAGATCAATCTCCGGTTCTCCCTGGACGGCCTGCGGATCCAGGGCGCCTGGTGGTACCCCGATCCCCGCCAGGTGGACATGTTCCGCAAAGCCGTGGCCTCCGAGGGGAGCGGCCGCGAACTGTCCGCCATCGTCGAGGACGTACGGAAGAAGGGCTACGACATCTCCGGGGACGTGATGAAACGCCCCCCGCGCGGCTATCCGACGGACCACTCCCGTACGAACCTGCTGCGCCACCGTTCGCTGATCGCCGCCCGCCCCCTCGGCTGCGAGGAGTGGCTGCACACCCCCGAGGCCGTCGACCGGGTCCTCTCGGCCGCCGCCGACCTGGACGCCCTGCTGATGTGGCTGGTCCGCCACGTGAAGCACGCCGCCTGA
- a CDS encoding MFS transporter has translation MVRSEPDESAVRPGRIVGVLALAGIVAAVMQTLVVPLIGDLPSMLDTSASNASWVVTATLLSAAVATPVAGRLGDMYGKRRMLLVSVLPLVAGSVVCALSSSVVPMIVGRGLQGLGMGVVPLGVSLLRDVLPPERLGSSIALMSASMGVGGALGLPFSAAVAENASWRVLFWVAAALSLLVGALAWLFVPAGRVRAAAGRFDLLGAIGLGSGLICLLLAVSKGSDWGWASGTTLGLFAAAVVVLLTWGWWELRSAEPLVDLRVTARPQVLMTNAASVLVGFAMYAQSLVVPQLLQLPEATGHGLGQSMMAMGLWMAPAGLMMMALAPLGAKLSAARGPKVTLSVGSLVIAVGYASSLLLLGSTWGLLAVTIVCNAGVGLAYGAMPALIMGAVPQEETASANSFNTLMRSIGSSVSAAVIGVVLAQLTTDFGGHLLPSEGGFRAAMLMGCGVALAAAAVASLIPVRPMNPAPEPEVDAEADAVASHSPGADHG, from the coding sequence GTGGTCAGATCCGAGCCCGATGAGTCCGCTGTGCGTCCGGGGCGCATCGTCGGCGTACTCGCCCTCGCGGGCATCGTCGCCGCGGTCATGCAGACGCTGGTGGTGCCGCTGATCGGCGATCTGCCGAGCATGCTCGACACGTCCGCGTCGAACGCGTCCTGGGTGGTCACGGCCACGCTGCTCTCCGCGGCGGTGGCGACTCCGGTGGCCGGGCGGCTCGGTGACATGTACGGCAAGCGCCGCATGCTGCTCGTCTCCGTGCTGCCGCTCGTCGCGGGCTCGGTGGTCTGCGCACTGTCCTCCTCCGTCGTGCCGATGATCGTCGGGCGCGGACTGCAGGGCCTGGGCATGGGCGTGGTGCCGCTGGGCGTCAGCCTGCTGCGCGATGTGCTGCCGCCCGAGCGCCTGGGTTCCTCCATCGCCCTGATGAGCGCGTCCATGGGCGTGGGCGGCGCGCTCGGCCTGCCGTTCTCGGCGGCCGTCGCCGAGAACGCGAGCTGGCGCGTGCTGTTCTGGGTCGCCGCTGCGCTGAGTCTTCTGGTCGGCGCCCTTGCCTGGCTGTTCGTGCCCGCGGGGCGGGTGCGGGCCGCTGCCGGCCGCTTTGATCTCCTGGGCGCGATCGGCCTCGGCAGCGGCCTGATCTGTCTGCTGCTCGCCGTGTCCAAGGGCTCCGACTGGGGCTGGGCGAGCGGGACGACGCTCGGTCTCTTCGCCGCGGCCGTCGTCGTGTTGCTCACCTGGGGTTGGTGGGAGCTGCGCAGCGCCGAGCCGCTGGTCGACCTGCGCGTCACCGCACGCCCGCAGGTCCTGATGACCAACGCGGCCTCGGTGCTTGTCGGTTTCGCGATGTACGCCCAGTCGCTCGTCGTGCCGCAGCTGCTTCAACTGCCCGAGGCCACCGGCCACGGCCTGGGTCAGTCGATGATGGCCATGGGTCTGTGGATGGCCCCGGCGGGCCTGATGATGATGGCCCTCGCCCCGCTCGGCGCCAAGCTCTCTGCGGCCCGCGGCCCCAAGGTCACGCTGTCCGTCGGCAGCCTGGTCATCGCCGTCGGCTACGCCTCTTCGCTGCTCCTGCTCGGCTCGACCTGGGGCCTGCTCGCCGTGACCATCGTCTGCAACGCGGGCGTCGGCCTGGCCTACGGGGCGATGCCGGCCCTGATCATGGGGGCCGTGCCGCAGGAGGAGACCGCTTCGGCCAACAGCTTCAACACGCTGATGCGTTCGATCGGCAGCTCCGTCTCGGCCGCCGTGATCGGTGTGGTCCTCGCACAGCTGACGACGGACTTCGGTGGCCACCTGCTGCCGTCGGAGGGCGGCTTCCGCGCCGCCATGCTGATGGGCTGCGGTGTGGCCCTCGCGGCGGCCGCCGTCGCCTCACTCATTCCCGTACGGCCGATGAATCCCGCGCCCGAGCCGGAAGTTGACGCCGAAGCGGACGCGGTGGCGTCTCACTCTCCGGGCGCGGACCATGGGTGA